A single region of the Changchengzhania lutea genome encodes:
- a CDS encoding ribonuclease H1 domain-containing protein, translated as MSKKKSKYYTVWKGHKSGVYESWNDCKAQIKDFPNAQYKSFATFDAAKQALKGNCFDYVGKNKAFKSDLSPEQLKKIGQPNLNSISVDAASRGNPGVMEYRGVDTKTKKQLFIQGPFEEGTNNIGEFLAIVHGLALLKKNNSNRILYTDSRTAMSWVRKKTCNTKLERNAKNDTLFQLIERALDWLKNNTYKTVIVKWETKAWGEIPADFGRK; from the coding sequence ATGAGTAAAAAAAAGTCGAAATATTACACCGTTTGGAAAGGGCACAAGTCAGGCGTTTACGAATCCTGGAACGACTGCAAAGCACAAATAAAAGACTTTCCAAATGCGCAATACAAATCATTTGCAACTTTTGATGCCGCAAAACAAGCTCTAAAAGGCAATTGCTTTGATTATGTGGGTAAAAACAAAGCTTTTAAAAGTGACTTATCTCCTGAACAACTCAAAAAAATTGGGCAACCCAATTTGAATTCTATCTCGGTAGATGCCGCTTCTAGAGGAAACCCTGGGGTTATGGAATATCGTGGCGTCGACACAAAAACGAAAAAACAGCTATTTATCCAAGGTCCTTTTGAAGAAGGCACCAACAACATTGGCGAGTTTTTAGCCATTGTTCACGGTTTGGCACTTTTGAAAAAAAATAATAGTAACAGAATTCTATATACAGATTCAAGAACCGCAATGAGTTGGGTGAGAAAGAAAACCTGCAACACGAAATTAGAACGCAATGCCAAAAACGACACCCTTTTTCAATTGATTGAACGCGCCTTAGATTGGTTAAAAAACAACACGTATAAAACGGTTATAGTCAAGTGGGAAACTAAAGCTTGGGGTGAGATTCCAGCAGATTTTGGAAGAAAGTAA
- a CDS encoding superoxide dismutase produces MAFELPKLGYAYDALEPHIDARTMEIHHSKHHQGYTNKLNDAIKGTDEEGKTIENILINLDMDNKAVRNNGGGFYNHSLFWTVMNPDNKGRLSGDLKDAIETKYKSFDAFKNEFSKAAATQFGSGWAWLCVKKGGDIDICSTPNQDNPLMPGVGCGGTPILGIDVWEHAYYLNYQNRRPDYIDAFFNVINWNEVERRYAAESK; encoded by the coding sequence ATGGCTTTCGAATTACCGAAATTAGGATATGCTTACGACGCTTTAGAGCCTCACATTGATGCGCGCACTATGGAAATACACCACTCTAAGCACCATCAAGGATATACAAATAAATTAAATGATGCTATTAAAGGCACCGATGAAGAAGGAAAAACTATTGAAAATATCTTAATTAATTTAGATATGGACAATAAGGCGGTGCGAAATAATGGTGGTGGCTTTTACAACCACTCGTTGTTTTGGACTGTTATGAATCCAGACAATAAAGGGCGTTTATCTGGCGATTTAAAGGATGCTATTGAAACAAAATATAAATCCTTTGACGCCTTTAAAAACGAATTCAGTAAGGCTGCCGCTACACAATTTGGCTCAGGTTGGGCTTGGTTATGTGTGAAAAAGGGGGGAGACATTGACATATGTTCGACGCCCAATCAAGACAATCCTTTAATGCCAGGTGTTGGTTGTGGAGGCACTCCAATTTTAGGCATAGATGTTTGGGAACACGCTTACTATTTAAATTATCAAAACAGAAGGCCAGATTACATTGATGCCTTCTTTAATGTGATTAACTGGAATGAAGTAGAGAGAAGATACGCTGCAGAGTCAAAATAA
- the kbl gene encoding glycine C-acetyltransferase encodes MYSTIKHHLQKELQDIKDNGLYKEERIITSAQGAEITLNTGETVLNFCANNYLGLSSHPDVIQAAKDAMDTHGFGMSSVRFICGTQDIHKDLEQKIADFYETEDTILYAAAFDANGGVFEPLLGPEDAIISDSLNHASIIDGVRLCKAARYRYANSNMADLEKQLIEANNKGARFKIIVTDGVFSMDGLVAPLDKICDLADKYDAMVMIDECHATGFIGKTGRGTLEEKGVMDRIDIITGTLGKALGGAMGGYTTGKKEIIDMLRQRSRPYLFSNSLAPAIVGASIKVFDMLSNNTELRDTLEWNTNYFKKGMKSAGFDIIDGDSAIVPVMLYDAKLSQTMANMLLNEGIYVIGFFFPVVPKEKARIRVQLSAAHTQAHLDKAITAFKRVGKSLNII; translated from the coding sequence ATGTACAGTACAATCAAACACCACTTACAAAAAGAACTTCAAGATATAAAAGACAATGGTCTCTATAAAGAGGAACGCATAATCACTTCAGCTCAGGGTGCAGAAATCACTTTAAACACTGGTGAAACCGTTTTGAATTTTTGTGCCAATAATTATTTGGGGCTATCATCTCACCCAGATGTGATTCAGGCTGCAAAAGACGCTATGGACACACATGGATTTGGTATGTCTTCCGTCCGGTTTATTTGTGGCACCCAGGATATCCATAAAGACTTGGAACAAAAGATTGCAGATTTTTATGAAACTGAAGACACCATATTATATGCCGCAGCATTTGATGCCAATGGTGGCGTATTCGAACCTTTATTAGGTCCTGAAGATGCTATTATTTCAGATTCATTAAACCATGCTTCTATAATAGATGGTGTCCGATTATGTAAAGCGGCAAGATATCGCTACGCAAATAGTAATATGGCAGATTTAGAAAAACAGCTTATAGAAGCCAATAATAAAGGGGCGCGCTTTAAAATAATTGTTACAGATGGCGTGTTTTCTATGGACGGTTTAGTAGCGCCATTAGATAAAATTTGCGATTTGGCTGATAAATACGATGCTATGGTTATGATTGACGAATGTCATGCCACCGGATTTATTGGAAAAACAGGACGTGGTACCTTGGAGGAAAAAGGCGTAATGGATAGGATAGATATTATAACAGGTACTTTAGGTAAAGCATTAGGTGGCGCGATGGGTGGTTACACCACTGGAAAAAAGGAAATCATTGACATGTTGCGTCAACGCTCTAGGCCCTATTTGTTTTCGAACTCTTTAGCACCAGCCATTGTAGGCGCTTCTATTAAGGTTTTTGATATGTTATCGAATAATACCGAGTTAAGAGACACCTTGGAATGGAATACAAATTACTTCAAAAAAGGCATGAAGAGCGCTGGTTTTGATATCATTGATGGCGATTCAGCCATTGTTCCCGTCATGTTATACGATGCAAAACTCTCTCAAACCATGGCAAACATGCTATTAAATGAAGGAATTTATGTAATAGGATTCTTTTTTCCGGTTGTTCCTAAAGAAAAAGCCAGGATACGCGTGCAACTCTCTGCTGCTCACACACAAGCGCATTTAGACAAGGCAATTACCGCGTTTAAAAGGGTTGGAAAATCATTAAATATTATTTAA
- a CDS encoding UvrD-helicase domain-containing protein, producing MTHPSSFTIYNASAGSGKTYTLVKAYLKILFQSPHRDQFKNILAITFTNKAVAEMKDRVIDMLQKFSDESILDHPMAMFSDICDELDVVPHKLHEKSIQILNTIIHNYAAFDISTIDGFTHRIIRTFAYDLKLPLNFEVELDQEALLNEAVDLLIAKAGSEKELTKILVDFAIEKADDDKSWDVSFDFNNIAKLLVNENDIPFIEKFKDKTLEDFKALKTQLRKEILDLETVIVEKAQSVITLIAEAGLEHTDFSRRTLPNHFVKASKLELHTLYDNRLEENISERKSIYTKTLNPDLANTIDSLLPEIEIFYKTIKSQVYHLKFLKAFYKNITPLSVLNAINNELTALKEEQNKMLISEFNTIIGNQIKDQPTPFIYERIGEKFRHYFIDEFQDTSEMQWHNLMPLLDNALATINGNVMLVGDAKQAIYRWRGGKAEQFIGLFNKASQPFQIEQDVKNLETNYRSLKEIVEFNNGFFKYLATQVFNAEDYETLYRNSGQHTSKSEEGSVELSFLDFENDDDRDEVFSEQVHNTILRTIKQGFELRDICVLVRKKKEGVAVANYLSQHHIPIISSETLLLQNAPEVRFINDLLALLIQPKNNDIKIRVLNFMAQHFDIEDKHAFFVNHINLTINDLFTSLEAFNVFILYANLLQLPLFDLAETLVRSFNLVKTSNAYLQFYLDAVLDFSQKKGSDISAFLGYFEKKKESLSVVSPIGQNAVQIMTIHKSKGLEFPVVIFPYADLDIYRERNPREWFPLDAEKYQGFSKTLLNFNKDFEYYGEAGQAIFNAHKAEQELDNINLLYVTLTRAVKHLYVISKNEVSPKGIVGNKKYSGLLIGYLQHLGIWNNSQLTYSFGNPTVIEDKKTSDCESISKNTIHQEAFISTAKEDHNINIVTNSGYLWDTDQEAAIEKGNLVHDVMSHINDVHDINPVINDYLDGAIINKEQSVILTGLITQIVNHPSLKTYFNSELTIYNERDIITKEGIILRPDRVVINAKDEAVIIDYKTGSADKSHLQQLQLYQDVLKAMQLKVVKKILVYINDDIQIKEI from the coding sequence ATGACCCATCCCAGTTCTTTTACCATATATAATGCCTCTGCAGGTAGCGGTAAAACATACACATTGGTAAAAGCCTACTTGAAAATTCTATTTCAATCTCCTCATAGAGATCAATTTAAAAACATCCTAGCCATTACATTTACCAATAAAGCGGTAGCCGAAATGAAAGACCGTGTGATTGATATGCTTCAGAAATTTTCAGATGAAAGCATTTTAGATCATCCCATGGCTATGTTTAGCGACATTTGTGATGAGCTAGATGTCGTTCCGCACAAATTGCATGAAAAATCAATACAGATTCTAAACACAATTATTCACAATTATGCGGCTTTTGATATCTCGACCATTGATGGCTTTACCCATAGAATTATACGAACTTTTGCTTATGATTTAAAATTGCCTTTAAATTTTGAAGTAGAACTTGATCAAGAGGCTTTATTGAATGAAGCAGTAGACCTATTGATAGCTAAAGCGGGCAGTGAAAAGGAGCTTACTAAAATTTTAGTGGATTTTGCTATTGAAAAAGCCGATGATGATAAAAGTTGGGATGTATCCTTCGACTTTAATAACATTGCGAAACTTCTGGTCAATGAAAACGATATTCCATTTATTGAAAAATTTAAGGATAAAACTTTAGAGGATTTTAAAGCACTTAAAACACAACTAAGAAAAGAGATTTTAGATTTAGAAACAGTTATAGTTGAAAAAGCGCAAAGTGTAATTACCCTAATCGCTGAAGCAGGATTGGAGCATACAGATTTTTCGAGACGAACCCTACCCAATCATTTTGTTAAAGCGTCAAAACTGGAATTACATACGCTTTATGATAATAGACTTGAGGAAAATATTTCTGAAAGAAAGAGCATTTACACCAAAACCTTAAATCCAGATTTAGCCAATACCATTGATTCTTTATTGCCAGAAATAGAAATTTTCTATAAAACCATTAAATCGCAAGTTTATCACCTTAAATTTTTAAAAGCCTTTTACAAAAATATCACGCCTCTTTCTGTACTAAATGCTATAAATAATGAGCTTACTGCCCTAAAGGAAGAACAGAATAAAATGCTGATTTCAGAGTTTAACACCATTATTGGGAATCAAATTAAAGACCAACCAACGCCGTTTATTTACGAGCGTATCGGTGAAAAGTTTCGTCATTATTTTATTGATGAGTTTCAAGATACCTCAGAAATGCAATGGCATAATTTAATGCCTTTATTAGATAACGCCCTGGCCACTATAAACGGTAATGTTATGTTAGTTGGCGATGCTAAACAAGCCATTTACCGTTGGCGCGGAGGGAAAGCAGAACAGTTTATAGGGCTCTTTAATAAGGCCAGTCAACCTTTTCAAATAGAACAAGATGTTAAAAATCTTGAAACCAATTATAGAAGTTTAAAGGAAATTGTTGAATTTAATAATGGGTTCTTTAAATATTTGGCTACTCAAGTTTTTAACGCTGAAGACTACGAAACTTTATATAGAAATTCAGGACAGCACACCTCTAAGAGTGAGGAAGGGTCTGTAGAATTATCTTTTTTAGATTTTGAAAACGACGATGATAGAGATGAGGTGTTTTCAGAACAAGTCCATAACACCATATTAAGGACTATAAAACAGGGTTTCGAACTCAGGGACATTTGTGTTTTGGTGCGCAAGAAAAAAGAAGGGGTAGCAGTGGCTAATTATTTGAGTCAACATCACATTCCTATCATCTCGTCAGAAACCTTACTACTTCAAAATGCTCCTGAAGTACGTTTTATAAACGATCTATTGGCCTTACTCATACAGCCAAAAAATAATGATATTAAAATCCGCGTTTTAAATTTTATGGCGCAGCATTTCGATATTGAGGACAAGCATGCCTTTTTTGTTAATCATATTAATCTGACTATAAATGATCTTTTTACAAGTTTAGAAGCTTTCAACGTTTTTATACTATACGCAAACTTATTACAACTTCCCTTATTTGATTTAGCGGAAACTCTTGTGCGCAGTTTCAATTTGGTTAAAACATCAAACGCATATCTTCAATTCTACTTAGATGCTGTGTTGGATTTTTCACAAAAAAAAGGATCTGATATCTCAGCTTTTTTAGGCTATTTTGAAAAGAAAAAAGAAAGCTTGAGCGTGGTTTCACCCATAGGGCAGAATGCCGTTCAAATCATGACCATACACAAATCGAAAGGTTTGGAATTCCCAGTGGTTATTTTCCCCTATGCAGATTTAGACATCTATCGGGAACGGAATCCAAGAGAGTGGTTTCCGCTAGACGCTGAAAAATATCAAGGCTTCTCAAAAACCTTGCTCAATTTTAATAAAGACTTCGAGTATTACGGGGAAGCAGGACAAGCTATTTTTAATGCACACAAAGCAGAACAGGAATTGGATAACATCAATCTATTATATGTTACTTTAACCCGCGCTGTCAAGCACTTATATGTAATTTCTAAAAATGAGGTATCTCCAAAAGGCATCGTGGGTAATAAAAAGTATTCGGGTTTACTTATTGGGTATCTTCAGCATTTAGGAATTTGGAATAATTCACAGCTCACTTATAGTTTTGGAAATCCGACCGTTATTGAGGATAAAAAAACATCCGATTGTGAATCTATTTCAAAAAACACAATTCATCAAGAAGCATTTATTTCCACCGCAAAAGAAGACCACAATATAAATATCGTTACTAATTCAGGCTATTTATGGGATACGGATCAAGAAGCGGCTATTGAAAAAGGAAACCTGGTGCATGATGTCATGTCTCATATTAATGATGTACATGATATTAACCCCGTAATAAATGACTATTTGGACGGGGCTATTATTAATAAGGAGCAATCCGTAATTCTAACTGGATTAATTACTCAAATTGTAAATCACCCATCGCTCAAAACTTATTTCAATTCTGAACTGACCATATATAATGAACGTGACATCATAACCAAGGAAGGTATCATTTTACGACCAGATCGGGTTGTAATAAATGCGAAAGATGAGGCTGTGATCATTGATTATAAAACAGGTAGCGCAGATAAATCACACCTTCAACAATTACAGCTATATCAAGATGTCCTTAAAGCCATGCAATTAAAGGTTGTTAAAAAAATACTAGTCTATATAAATGATGATATTCAGATAAAAGAAATTTAA
- a CDS encoding OmpA family protein, which yields MKNLSRLMFAMLLVLVYSNANAQDKNNPWQITIGVNAVDVYPVGEDTPQGEYFDEYFNAEDHWNILPSLSTISVSKYLGDGFSFGVAGSLNKIDKFGDNVNPLTGEETVNSVDDLSYYGVDGTIKYSFGELLNTQTFEPYLGVGGGYTWIDEIGAGTLNGTLGLNIWFSENIGLTLQSAYKHSFEDYLPKHFQHTAGISIKFGGADTDGDGIYDKDDACPDVPGLEAFNGCPDTDGDGIQDSEDACPNEAGLAEFNGCPDSDGDGVADKDDNCPTVAGLKALAGCPDADGDGVTDADDKCPEVAGPAANNGCPWPDQDGDGVLDKDDECPTVKGTVANNGCPEISDEVQKTLNAYAKTILFDLNKASIKSQSEPVLKDIIGILKEYPNSKFTVEGHTDSSGSDAYNLKLSDARAISVKEYLVENGIDEFRLSAMGFGEEKPIDTNKTRAGRANNRRVEINLAKD from the coding sequence ATGAAAAATCTTAGCAGATTAATGTTCGCTATGTTGCTTGTACTTGTTTATAGCAACGCTAATGCGCAAGACAAAAACAACCCATGGCAAATTACTATTGGGGTAAACGCAGTTGATGTATATCCCGTTGGAGAAGACACTCCTCAGGGAGAGTATTTTGACGAATACTTCAATGCAGAAGATCACTGGAATATTTTGCCTTCTTTGTCTACAATATCAGTTTCTAAATATTTAGGAGACGGTTTCTCTTTTGGAGTAGCAGGTTCTTTAAATAAAATTGACAAGTTTGGAGATAATGTAAATCCTTTAACAGGAGAAGAAACAGTTAATTCTGTTGATGACTTATCTTACTACGGTGTAGATGGAACTATCAAATACAGCTTTGGTGAACTGTTAAACACACAAACATTTGAGCCTTACTTAGGCGTTGGTGGTGGTTACACTTGGATAGATGAAATTGGAGCTGGAACTTTAAATGGGACTTTAGGTCTTAATATTTGGTTCAGCGAAAATATTGGTTTAACTCTTCAATCTGCTTATAAGCATTCTTTTGAAGATTACCTTCCTAAGCATTTCCAACATACAGCTGGTATCTCTATCAAGTTTGGTGGAGCTGATACTGATGGTGATGGAATCTATGACAAAGACGATGCTTGTCCAGATGTACCTGGTTTAGAAGCTTTCAACGGTTGTCCTGATACTGATGGTGATGGCATCCAAGATAGTGAAGATGCTTGTCCTAACGAAGCTGGTTTAGCTGAGTTTAACGGTTGTCCTGATTCTGACGGTGACGGTGTTGCTGACAAAGATGATAACTGTCCTACTGTAGCTGGTTTAAAAGCTTTAGCTGGTTGTCCAGATGCTGACGGTGACGGTGTTACTGATGCTGATGATAAATGTCCAGAAGTTGCAGGTCCTGCAGCAAACAACGGATGTCCTTGGCCAGATCAAGATGGTGATGGTGTTTTAGATAAAGATGATGAATGTCCTACTGTAAAAGGTACAGTTGCTAACAATGGTTGTCCTGAAATTTCTGATGAAGTTCAAAAAACATTGAATGCTTACGCTAAAACAATCTTATTTGATTTGAACAAAGCTTCAATCAAGTCACAATCTGAACCAGTATTGAAAGATATTATTGGAATCCTTAAGGAATATCCAAACTCTAAGTTTACTGTTGAAGGCCACACAGATAGTTCTGGTAGTGATGCTTATAACTTGAAATTATCTGATGCTAGAGCAATTTCAGTTAAAGAATACTTAGTTGAAAATGGTATTGATGAATTCAGACTTTCAGCAATGGGC
- the purN gene encoding phosphoribosylglycinamide formyltransferase, whose protein sequence is MKRIVIFASGSGTNAENLIKFFHNSHNASVIQILTNNPHAKVLERAKKLKISALSFNKIAFTETNDVLHILKAAQPDLIVLAGFLWKFPESILNEFPNTVINVHPALLPKYGGKGMYGMHVHKAVVANNETETGITIHYVNKHYDEGAIIFQASCEVDSADTAEDVAAKIHELEMEYFPKVVEKILKKDI, encoded by the coding sequence ATGAAACGTATTGTAATTTTTGCGTCCGGAAGTGGTACTAATGCTGAAAATTTAATAAAGTTTTTTCACAACAGCCATAATGCGTCTGTTATTCAGATACTTACTAACAATCCCCATGCCAAAGTTTTAGAACGTGCTAAAAAACTTAAAATCAGTGCGTTATCCTTTAATAAAATAGCTTTTACAGAAACGAATGATGTCTTGCATATTTTAAAAGCAGCCCAACCAGACCTGATCGTATTAGCTGGTTTTCTATGGAAATTTCCTGAAAGTATTTTGAACGAATTTCCTAATACCGTTATAAATGTACACCCTGCTTTGCTTCCAAAGTATGGCGGAAAAGGCATGTATGGGATGCATGTGCATAAAGCCGTTGTGGCAAATAATGAAACCGAAACAGGCATCACCATTCATTATGTAAATAAACATTATGATGAAGGGGCAATTATCTTTCAAGCATCCTGTGAAGTAGATTCTGCTGATACTGCGGAGGATGTGGCAGCCAAAATTCATGAATTGGAGATGGAGTACTTCCCGAAGGTTGTAGAAAAAATTCTAAAAAAAGACATTTAG
- a CDS encoding acyl carrier protein translates to MSDIASRVKAIIVDKLGVDENEVVTEASFTNDLGADSLDTVELIMEFEKEFDIQIPDDQAENIATVGQAISYIEAAK, encoded by the coding sequence ATGTCAGACATTGCATCAAGAGTAAAAGCGATTATCGTGGACAAATTGGGAGTAGATGAGAATGAAGTTGTAACTGAAGCAAGCTTCACAAACGATTTAGGAGCAGACTCATTGGATACTGTAGAATTAATCATGGAATTCGAAAAAGAATTTGATATCCAAATTCCAGACGACCAAGCTGAAAATATTGCTACAGTTGGTCAAGCTATATCATATATAGAAGCTGCAAAATAA
- a CDS encoding amidophosphoribosyltransferase yields the protein MSDYLKHECGIAVIRLLKPLEFYKEKYGTAFYGVNKMYLMMEKQHNRGQDGAGFASIKLDTKPGERYISRVRSVAQQPIQDIFAQINERINKEITENPEYANNVALQKKHIPYIAEVLLGHVRYGTFGKNSVESVHPFLRQNNWMHRNLIMAGNFNMTNVKELFSNLIELGQHPKEYTDTITIMEKIGHFLDDAVSKIYKDLKKEGYNKREASPLIAERLNVAKILRRAAKNWDGGYAMAGLIGHGDSFVLRDPAGIRPTYYYQDDEVVVVASERPVIQTVFNVKFEDVKELEPGHALITKTSGKVSIKKILEPLERKACSFERIYFSRGSDAEIYQERKMLGKLLMPKVLEAINDDTKNTVFSYIPNTAETSFYGMIETAEAFINTKKTNAILKGQRSLSAEKVTEILSERARIEKIAIKDVKLRTFITEDSSRDDLVAHVYDVTYGVIKPTDNLVIIDDSIVRGTTLKMSILKMLDRLNPKKIIVVSSAPQIRYPDCYGIDMANLESLVAFRAALELLKDTGNYRIVEQVYNKCLEQTELEDQYVQNFVKDIYDPFTDEQISDKISELLSNESIRAEVKIIFQPVENLHKACPNHLGDWYFTGNYPTVGGNRVVNRAFINFYEGNKERAY from the coding sequence ATGAGTGATTATCTAAAACACGAGTGCGGTATTGCGGTTATTAGGCTTTTAAAACCGTTAGAGTTTTACAAGGAAAAGTACGGCACTGCTTTTTATGGTGTGAATAAAATGTACTTGATGATGGAAAAGCAACATAACCGTGGTCAAGATGGTGCAGGGTTTGCAAGTATTAAGTTAGATACCAAACCTGGCGAACGCTATATAAGTCGAGTCCGTTCTGTGGCACAACAGCCCATTCAAGATATTTTCGCTCAAATAAACGAACGCATCAATAAAGAGATTACAGAAAACCCAGAATATGCCAACAATGTAGCCTTACAGAAAAAGCATATTCCTTATATAGCCGAAGTATTATTGGGCCATGTGCGCTATGGGACTTTTGGAAAAAATAGCGTAGAAAGTGTTCATCCGTTTTTAAGACAGAATAACTGGATGCACCGGAATTTGATTATGGCAGGTAACTTCAACATGACCAATGTTAAAGAGCTGTTTAGTAATTTAATTGAATTAGGGCAACATCCAAAAGAATATACCGATACCATTACCATAATGGAGAAAATAGGTCATTTTTTAGATGATGCGGTAAGTAAAATTTACAAAGATTTAAAAAAGGAAGGCTATAATAAACGAGAAGCTTCTCCGCTTATTGCAGAGCGCTTAAACGTGGCAAAAATTTTAAGACGTGCTGCAAAAAACTGGGATGGTGGTTATGCGATGGCAGGCCTTATTGGTCACGGTGATTCATTTGTATTAAGAGATCCCGCAGGTATTCGTCCTACTTACTATTATCAAGACGACGAGGTGGTGGTTGTGGCATCAGAGCGCCCAGTGATCCAAACCGTTTTTAATGTTAAATTTGAAGATGTTAAAGAGTTAGAGCCCGGACATGCCCTAATTACCAAAACATCTGGTAAAGTATCCATAAAAAAAATATTAGAGCCCTTAGAAAGAAAAGCGTGTTCATTTGAGCGCATCTACTTTTCTCGCGGAAGTGATGCCGAAATTTACCAAGAGCGAAAAATGCTGGGGAAACTCTTAATGCCTAAAGTACTTGAGGCCATTAATGACGATACAAAAAACACTGTGTTCTCATACATTCCAAATACAGCAGAAACATCCTTTTATGGTATGATTGAAACTGCCGAAGCGTTTATCAATACTAAAAAGACCAATGCTATACTAAAAGGGCAGCGTTCATTATCTGCAGAAAAAGTTACAGAAATTTTATCTGAGCGTGCACGTATTGAAAAAATAGCCATTAAAGATGTTAAGCTAAGAACCTTTATCACAGAAGATAGCAGTCGTGACGATTTGGTAGCTCACGTTTATGATGTAACTTATGGCGTTATCAAACCTACCGACAACCTGGTGATTATTGATGATAGTATTGTTAGGGGTACCACTTTAAAAATGAGTATCTTAAAAATGCTTGACCGCCTAAACCCAAAGAAGATTATAGTGGTGTCTTCTGCGCCTCAAATTCGGTATCCAGATTGTTATGGTATAGACATGGCTAACTTAGAAAGCTTGGTGGCCTTTAGAGCGGCTTTAGAGTTATTAAAAGATACTGGTAATTATAGGATTGTAGAACAGGTTTATAATAAGTGTCTAGAGCAAACCGAATTAGAAGACCAATATGTGCAAAACTTTGTCAAGGACATTTACGATCCTTTTACTGATGAGCAAATTTCAGATAAAATATCTGAGCTATTAAGTAATGAAAGTATTCGTGCAGAAGTTAAAATTATTTTTCAACCCGTAGAAAACCTACATAAAGCCTGTCCTAATCATTTAGGTGATTGGTACTTTACAGGCAACTATCCAACAGTAGGTGGAAATCGTGTTGTTAACAGGGCATTTATTAATTTTTATGAAGGCAATAAAGAGCGTGCCTATTAA
- a CDS encoding PfkB family carbohydrate kinase, with product MSKLVIVGTVAFDAIETPFGKTDKILGGAATYIGLSAAQFQVNSSIVSIVGGDFPQKHLNLLSNKNIDISGIEIVEDGKTFFWSGKYHNDMNSRDTLVTELNTLADFNPVVPENYKDAEVVMLGNLHPLVQQSVLDQMTTKPKMVILDTMNFWMDCALDDLHNVIKNVDVITINDEEARQLTGEYSLVVAARKIHTMGPKYVVIKKGEHGALLFYNEHAFYAPALPLEEVFDPTGAGDTFAGGFAGYIAKTGDTSFENMKNAVIYGSTLASFCVEKFGTQRMENLSSDEVQKRLMQFKQLTQFEIQLT from the coding sequence ATGAGCAAATTAGTCATTGTAGGCACCGTAGCATTTGATGCTATTGAAACGCCTTTCGGTAAAACCGATAAAATATTAGGTGGTGCAGCAACTTACATTGGTTTATCTGCCGCTCAATTTCAAGTAAACTCTTCCATCGTATCTATTGTTGGTGGCGATTTTCCTCAAAAACATTTAAATTTATTATCTAATAAAAATATTGATATTTCTGGAATAGAAATCGTTGAAGATGGCAAAACATTCTTTTGGAGTGGGAAATATCACAACGATATGAACTCTAGAGATACGCTTGTTACAGAATTAAATACCCTAGCAGATTTCAATCCTGTGGTTCCAGAAAACTATAAAGATGCTGAAGTTGTTATGTTAGGTAATTTACATCCGTTGGTACAACAGAGCGTCTTAGACCAAATGACAACTAAACCAAAAATGGTGATTTTAGACACTATGAATTTTTGGATGGATTGTGCACTTGATGATTTACATAATGTGATTAAAAATGTAGATGTTATAACCATTAATGATGAGGAGGCTAGGCAACTAACTGGAGAATATTCATTAGTTGTGGCTGCCAGAAAAATTCACACGATGGGACCAAAATATGTCGTAATTAAAAAAGGAGAGCATGGCGCGCTTTTGTTTTATAATGAACATGCATTTTATGCACCTGCTTTACCCTTAGAAGAAGTATTCGATCCTACAGGAGCTGGTGATACATTTGCTGGTGGTTTTGCTGGATATATTGCCAAAACCGGTGATACCTCTTTTGAAAACATGAAAAATGCCGTCATATACGGGTCAACCCTCGCCTCCTTTTGTGTGGAGAAGTTTGGCACCCAGCGCATGGAAAATCTATCGAGTGATGAAGTGCAAAAGCGCTTAATGCAGTTTAAGCAACTCACTCAATTTGAAATACAATTAACATAA